A stretch of the Amycolatopsis sp. BJA-103 genome encodes the following:
- a CDS encoding DUF397 domain-containing protein: MNWNERMSGWHKSSYTHWEENACVEVGTDGDLVGIRDTKQRELPPEVRPVLVVPAPGFAALLTHLIG; this comes from the coding sequence ATGAACTGGAACGAGCGCATGAGCGGTTGGCACAAATCCAGCTACACCCACTGGGAGGAGAACGCCTGCGTCGAAGTCGGCACCGACGGTGACCTCGTCGGCATCCGCGACACCAAGCAGCGCGAACTCCCGCCCGAGGTCAGACCGGTTCTCGTGGTGCCCGCCCCCGGATTCGCCGCGTTGCTCACCCACTTGATCGGCTGA
- a CDS encoding glycoside hydrolase family 9 protein: MMVSSWSRAVAAVSALVLGGLTVPVVSAAAAVRGEVRVDQVGYGLTETKYAYLLSSAPGSFSVVDERGRTVHRGRTGQSLGAWNAKYPAVYQLDLSKVWLPGKYRIEVSGETKATSPTFRVDTKDRLFTPLVRATNEFFQAQRDGDDIVPGRLDRKPSHLADKQATVYDWPVFVGEGGDEIAEPLKPIGGPIDVEGGWVDAGDFVKFTSNTAYSLAELGYVLREGYDPVLAKEVKLGLDWLDKMWDQQSKTLYAQVGIGTGSDKFGFLGDHDVWRNPHDDDPLDVKPGDPKYFVKHRPVFPANPGGSALSPNLAGRVAAAFALGAQVEAKRNPALARKYLAEAASVFAQAKTKDVGELVTAFPHAYYPESSWRDDMELGATQLALAGKALRDPRAGEWTRQAAHWAKAYIDLEEKSTLNLYDTSALAHAELAKLLRHGVPGAALGPKELIGDLRRQLDEGVANAAKSPFRTAVSVKDFDAASKSFGFAATERLYADVTGDRKYAAFGSQQRNFTLGANAWGVSLVVGVGTTSPKCPHHQAANLAGEQKVLYGAVVNGPNGAEHFADLPFPAGAKECTKPYDAFDTTESRYTDDLASWPSNEPAIDFTSTAMLAFALTGRS, translated from the coding sequence ATGATGGTGAGTTCCTGGTCCCGGGCGGTGGCCGCGGTGTCGGCACTGGTCCTCGGGGGTTTGACGGTTCCGGTGGTTTCGGCCGCCGCGGCGGTGCGAGGCGAGGTGCGGGTCGATCAGGTCGGCTACGGCCTCACCGAGACCAAGTACGCCTATCTGCTGTCCAGCGCGCCGGGGTCGTTCTCGGTGGTCGACGAACGTGGCCGGACCGTCCATCGTGGACGGACAGGGCAGTCGCTCGGCGCGTGGAACGCGAAGTACCCGGCGGTGTACCAGCTCGACCTGTCGAAGGTCTGGCTGCCGGGCAAGTACCGGATCGAGGTCAGCGGCGAGACCAAGGCGACGTCGCCGACGTTCCGGGTGGACACGAAGGACCGGCTCTTCACGCCGCTCGTCCGCGCCACCAACGAGTTCTTCCAGGCACAGCGCGACGGCGACGACATCGTCCCCGGCCGTCTCGACCGCAAACCGTCGCATCTGGCCGACAAGCAGGCCACGGTCTACGACTGGCCGGTGTTCGTCGGCGAGGGCGGCGACGAGATCGCCGAACCGCTCAAGCCGATCGGCGGGCCGATCGACGTCGAGGGCGGCTGGGTCGACGCGGGCGACTTCGTCAAGTTCACCTCGAACACGGCGTATTCGCTGGCGGAGCTGGGATACGTGCTCCGCGAGGGTTACGACCCGGTACTGGCCAAGGAGGTCAAACTCGGCCTCGACTGGCTCGACAAGATGTGGGACCAGCAGAGCAAGACGCTGTACGCCCAGGTCGGGATCGGGACGGGCAGCGACAAGTTCGGCTTCCTCGGCGACCACGACGTCTGGCGGAACCCGCACGACGACGACCCGCTCGACGTGAAACCCGGTGACCCCAAGTACTTCGTCAAGCACCGGCCCGTCTTCCCGGCGAACCCCGGTGGTTCGGCGCTCAGCCCGAACCTGGCGGGCCGGGTGGCCGCGGCGTTCGCGCTCGGCGCGCAGGTCGAGGCGAAGCGGAACCCGGCACTGGCGCGGAAGTACCTAGCCGAAGCGGCTTCGGTGTTCGCGCAGGCCAAGACGAAGGACGTCGGCGAACTCGTCACCGCCTTCCCGCACGCGTACTACCCGGAATCGTCCTGGCGGGACGACATGGAACTCGGTGCGACGCAGCTCGCCCTGGCGGGCAAGGCGTTGCGGGACCCGAGGGCCGGCGAATGGACGCGGCAGGCGGCGCACTGGGCCAAGGCGTACATCGACCTCGAAGAGAAGAGCACGCTCAACCTGTACGACACCAGCGCGCTGGCGCACGCCGAACTGGCGAAGCTCCTGCGGCACGGTGTCCCGGGTGCCGCGCTCGGTCCGAAGGAACTGATCGGCGACCTGCGGCGTCAGCTCGACGAAGGTGTCGCGAACGCGGCGAAGAGTCCTTTCCGGACGGCTGTCTCGGTCAAGGACTTCGACGCCGCCAGCAAGAGCTTCGGGTTCGCCGCGACCGAGCGGCTGTACGCGGACGTGACCGGTGACCGGAAGTACGCGGCGTTCGGTTCGCAGCAGCGGAACTTCACCCTCGGCGCGAACGCGTGGGGTGTCTCGCTGGTCGTCGGCGTCGGCACGACGTCGCCGAAGTGCCCGCACCACCAGGCGGCGAACCTCGCGGGTGAGCAGAAGGTGCTCTACGGCGCGGTCGTGAATGGACCGAACGGCGCGGAACACTTCGCGGACCTGCCGTTCCCGGCCGGGGCGAAGGAGTGCACGAAGCCGTACGACGCCTTCGACACGACCGAGTCCCGCTACACCGACGACCTCGCCTCCTGGCCGAGCAACGAGCCCGCCATCGACTTCACCTCGACGGCCATGCTCGCGTTCGCGCTGACCGGACGCTCCTAA
- a CDS encoding TIGR00730 family Rossman fold protein yields MSETSEFPDGQYPERPIERHKGPVVLRRDRRDQGSTTDQRLLDSRGPSDWVHTDPWRVLRIQAEFVEGFGALAEVPRAVTVFGSARTKRDHPEYELGRKIGGALANAGFAVMTGGGPGAMEAVNRGANEAGGFSVGLGIELPFEQGLNPWVDLGVNFRYFFARKTMFIKYSQAFICLPGGFGTLDELFEALTLVQTKKVTKFPVVLFGSDYWGGLYDWIAKTLLAEGKIGEKDLDLLHVTDDIDDAVSVVQTSYQAWEDTH; encoded by the coding sequence GTGAGTGAGACAAGCGAGTTCCCCGACGGCCAGTACCCGGAACGTCCGATCGAACGCCACAAGGGCCCGGTCGTACTGCGGCGGGATCGCCGTGACCAGGGCAGCACCACCGACCAGCGCCTGCTGGACTCGCGGGGACCGAGTGACTGGGTGCACACCGACCCGTGGCGCGTGCTGCGGATCCAGGCGGAGTTCGTCGAGGGCTTCGGCGCGCTGGCCGAGGTGCCGCGCGCGGTGACCGTGTTCGGTTCGGCACGGACCAAACGGGACCACCCGGAGTACGAGCTCGGCCGCAAGATCGGCGGGGCGCTCGCGAACGCGGGCTTCGCGGTGATGACCGGCGGCGGCCCCGGCGCGATGGAAGCGGTGAACCGCGGCGCCAACGAGGCGGGCGGGTTCTCCGTCGGCCTCGGCATCGAGCTGCCGTTCGAGCAGGGCCTGAACCCGTGGGTCGACCTGGGCGTCAACTTCCGGTACTTCTTCGCCCGCAAGACGATGTTCATCAAGTACTCGCAGGCGTTCATCTGCCTGCCCGGCGGTTTCGGCACGCTCGACGAGCTGTTCGAGGCGCTCACCTTGGTGCAGACGAAGAAGGTCACGAAGTTCCCGGTCGTGCTGTTCGGCAGCGACTACTGGGGCGGCCTGTACGACTGGATCGCCAAGACGCTGCTCGCCGAGGGCAAAATCGGCGAGAAGGACCTCGACCTGCTGCACGTCACGGACGACATCGACGACGCCGTGAGCGTCGTGCAGACGTCGTACCAGGCATGGGAGGACACCCACTGA
- a CDS encoding TIGR00730 family Rossman fold protein — MAAPRRVCVFCGSSMGFDPRYADEARALGTLLASRGIGLVYGGASVGTMGVVADAALAAGGEVIGVIPEALGSVEIAHAGLTELHVVADMHQRKAKMAALSDGFLALPGGAGTLEELFEVWTWAQLGLHEKPIGLVDVGGYYAPLLKFADHMVSEGFLSAGYRDMLAIDSDASSLLDGFADYVPPPRPKWAK, encoded by the coding sequence ATGGCGGCTCCGCGCCGGGTATGCGTCTTCTGCGGCTCCTCGATGGGCTTCGACCCGCGCTATGCCGATGAGGCACGGGCGCTGGGCACCCTGCTGGCCTCGCGCGGGATCGGGCTCGTCTACGGCGGCGCCTCGGTCGGGACCATGGGCGTCGTCGCGGACGCCGCGCTGGCCGCGGGCGGCGAGGTGATCGGCGTGATCCCGGAGGCGCTCGGCAGCGTCGAGATCGCGCACGCCGGCCTGACCGAACTGCACGTCGTCGCCGACATGCACCAGCGGAAGGCGAAGATGGCCGCGCTGTCCGACGGCTTCCTCGCGCTGCCCGGTGGGGCGGGGACGCTGGAGGAACTGTTCGAGGTCTGGACGTGGGCGCAGCTCGGGCTGCACGAGAAGCCGATCGGGCTGGTCGACGTCGGCGGGTACTACGCGCCGCTGCTGAAGTTCGCCGACCACATGGTGTCGGAGGGCTTCCTGTCGGCGGGGTACCGGGACATGCTCGCGATCGACTCGGACGCTTCTTCTCTTCTGGACGGCTTCGCGGACTACGTCCCTCCTCCACGACCCAAGTGGGCCAAGTAA
- a CDS encoding lysophospholipid acyltransferase family protein yields MLPLLVRFVLGPLVRALYRPEIRGVENIPAEGPVLLAPNHRAALDTGVITFTAMRQVKFLGKAEYFTGRGLRGKMMAGFLGGLGYVPVERGNAQAGLAALEAARKVLDAGGAFAIYPEGTRSLDGRLHRGHTGVAALALATGAKVVPVALSGTEDLQPAGKRIPRRAKITVTYGTPLDFSRYEGQDSSPAIRRSVTDEIMYAILELSGQEYVDSYHKRPDQSAA; encoded by the coding sequence TTGCTACCGCTACTCGTCCGTTTCGTACTCGGTCCGCTGGTCAGGGCCCTGTACCGCCCCGAGATCCGCGGCGTGGAGAACATCCCCGCCGAGGGGCCGGTGCTCCTGGCGCCCAACCACCGGGCGGCCCTGGACACCGGCGTGATCACTTTCACGGCGATGCGGCAGGTCAAGTTCCTCGGCAAGGCGGAGTACTTCACCGGCCGTGGGCTCAGGGGCAAAATGATGGCCGGTTTCCTGGGCGGGCTCGGCTACGTCCCGGTCGAACGCGGCAACGCGCAGGCCGGTCTCGCCGCGCTGGAAGCGGCGCGGAAGGTGCTCGACGCGGGCGGCGCGTTCGCGATCTACCCCGAGGGCACCCGCTCGCTGGACGGACGGCTGCACCGCGGCCACACCGGTGTCGCGGCCCTGGCGCTCGCGACCGGCGCGAAGGTCGTCCCCGTCGCCCTGTCCGGCACCGAAGACCTGCAGCCCGCCGGGAAACGGATCCCGCGGCGCGCGAAGATCACGGTCACCTACGGCACGCCTCTGGACTTCTCGCGGTACGAGGGACAGGACTCGTCGCCGGCGATCCGGCGCTCGGTGACCGACGAGATCATGTACGCGATCCTGGAGCTCTCGGGGCAGGAGTACGTGGACTCGTACCACAAACGCCCTGACCAAAGCGCCGCCTGA
- a CDS encoding glucosyl-3-phosphoglycerate synthase → MSWFERRTWQNPGWTLDDIVAAKGDRTVSVVLPALDEQDTVAEVVGTVRPLLGTVVDELVVMDSGSTDATVELAARAGARVVHREDVLPGLPPVPGKGEVLWRSLAATTGDVVVFLDSDLVDPDPAFVPTLLGPLLCENGVHLVKGFYRRPLRLESSGGGRVTELLARPVLSALRPSLSALIQPLGGEYAATRKFLESVPFAAGYGVEIGLILDAEARYGLEGLAQVNLGVRKHRNRSLLQLGVMARQILGTALARCGIKSDDPALLTQFAQVEDEWLPEVAEVSISDRPPMREVRGLTQTPPHHHPQGTGCA, encoded by the coding sequence ATGAGTTGGTTCGAGCGGCGTACGTGGCAGAACCCCGGTTGGACGCTCGACGACATCGTCGCTGCGAAGGGTGACCGGACGGTTTCGGTCGTGCTACCGGCACTCGACGAACAGGACACCGTCGCCGAGGTCGTCGGCACGGTCCGCCCGTTGCTGGGCACGGTCGTCGACGAGCTGGTCGTGATGGATTCCGGGTCCACCGACGCCACCGTCGAGCTCGCCGCCCGCGCCGGCGCGCGGGTGGTGCATCGCGAGGATGTGCTCCCCGGGCTGCCGCCGGTGCCCGGCAAGGGCGAGGTGCTGTGGCGGTCGCTGGCCGCGACGACCGGTGACGTCGTCGTGTTCCTCGACTCCGACCTCGTCGACCCGGACCCGGCCTTCGTGCCGACCCTGCTCGGGCCGCTGCTCTGCGAAAACGGTGTCCACCTGGTCAAGGGGTTCTACCGGCGGCCGCTGCGGCTGGAGAGCAGCGGCGGTGGCCGGGTCACCGAGCTACTGGCGCGGCCGGTCCTTTCGGCGCTGCGCCCGTCGCTGTCGGCGCTCATCCAGCCTTTGGGCGGCGAGTACGCCGCGACGCGCAAGTTCCTCGAGTCAGTGCCCTTCGCGGCCGGGTACGGCGTCGAGATCGGGCTCATCCTCGACGCCGAAGCGCGCTACGGCCTCGAAGGGCTCGCGCAGGTCAACCTCGGCGTACGCAAGCACCGCAACCGTTCGCTGCTTCAGCTGGGCGTGATGGCCCGGCAGATCCTCGGGACGGCGCTCGCGCGCTGCGGCATCAAGTCGGACGACCCGGCGCTGTTGACACAGTTCGCGCAAGTAGAGGACGAGTGGCTGCCTGAGGTGGCCGAGGTGTCGATCAGCGACCGGCCGCCGATGCGGGAAGTGCGCGGCCTAACCCAGACCCCGCCCCACCACCACCCTCAAGGGACAGGCTGCGCCTGA
- the cydC gene encoding thiol reductant ABC exporter subunit CydC — MNVWGVSAKDVVRLVRAGLIAAGAELAGLALMATAAWLLLKAAERPPLASLTVAIVAVRTLALLRGGLRYAERLAGHEVVLRYLGALRTRVYTSLLPHRVSRHSGGDLVTRLVSDVDAVQDAILRCLLPAGVAAFVGIVSTTFALIVSPTAGLVLALGLVVAGIGLPWLCVRITRAAAEKSAPARADLAERAVELITGRRELIAHGVHESTVDAAHTAVDALAVRDRATANRTSLLTAAGMLVQLLTCVTIALTAGVSPPLTAALALGALTVFELVLPLAAAAQRWVEVRASAGRVRALLTEPAPARGTLVPEPGHLRLEGVGVRFEGRAAALDGVDLDLPPGKRVGILGPSGAGKTTLLNVLLGSVAPTSGRALLNGKPLDVYDPALLPSVVSGALADAHVFHTTVRENLLLAKPGSSDAELLAACATAGFDLPLDREAGSDGDALSGGQRQRLVLARAVLAAPPVLVLDEPVEGLDPEHGDAVLADVLAAARGTVVLVTHREAHVAGFDEVLRLVQPVRRSLSLEGGGGAGSGLGRALPASAAGR, encoded by the coding sequence GTGAACGTCTGGGGTGTGTCCGCGAAGGACGTCGTCCGGCTGGTCCGCGCCGGGCTGATCGCGGCCGGTGCGGAACTGGCGGGCTTGGCGCTGATGGCCACCGCCGCGTGGCTGCTGCTGAAGGCGGCCGAGCGGCCGCCGCTGGCTTCGCTCACGGTGGCGATCGTCGCCGTCCGGACGCTGGCGTTGCTGCGCGGCGGGCTGCGCTACGCGGAACGGCTCGCCGGGCACGAGGTCGTCCTGCGTTATCTCGGCGCCCTGCGGACCCGCGTGTACACGTCGTTGCTGCCGCACCGGGTTTCCCGGCATTCCGGCGGTGACCTCGTCACGCGCCTGGTGTCCGATGTGGACGCCGTGCAGGACGCGATCCTGCGCTGCCTGCTGCCCGCCGGGGTCGCCGCCTTCGTGGGCATCGTGTCGACCACGTTCGCCCTGATCGTCAGCCCGACGGCCGGTCTGGTGCTGGCGCTCGGGCTCGTCGTCGCGGGGATCGGGCTGCCGTGGCTGTGCGTGCGGATCACTCGCGCGGCGGCGGAGAAGAGCGCTCCGGCGCGGGCCGATCTCGCCGAACGCGCGGTCGAGCTCATCACCGGGCGACGGGAGCTGATCGCCCACGGCGTGCACGAGTCCACTGTGGACGCCGCGCACACCGCCGTCGACGCGCTCGCCGTCCGGGACCGGGCGACGGCGAACCGGACCAGCCTGCTGACCGCGGCCGGGATGCTCGTCCAGTTGCTGACCTGCGTCACGATCGCGCTGACCGCCGGGGTTTCGCCGCCGCTGACCGCCGCACTGGCCCTCGGCGCGCTGACCGTGTTCGAGCTGGTCCTCCCGCTGGCCGCCGCCGCCCAGCGCTGGGTCGAGGTCCGGGCATCGGCGGGCCGGGTGCGCGCGCTGCTGACCGAGCCCGCGCCCGCGCGCGGGACACTGGTGCCCGAGCCTGGACACCTGCGGCTCGAAGGCGTCGGCGTGCGGTTCGAGGGCAGGGCTGCGGCGCTCGACGGCGTCGACCTCGATCTGCCGCCGGGCAAACGGGTCGGGATCCTGGGGCCGAGCGGCGCCGGGAAGACGACGCTGCTGAACGTGCTGCTGGGTTCCGTGGCGCCGACCTCCGGGCGCGCTCTGCTGAACGGAAAGCCGCTGGACGTCTACGATCCGGCGCTGCTGCCGTCGGTGGTTTCGGGCGCGCTCGCGGACGCGCACGTCTTCCACACGACGGTCCGGGAGAATCTGCTGCTCGCGAAGCCCGGTTCTTCGGACGCCGAGTTGCTCGCCGCCTGCGCGACGGCGGGGTTCGACCTGCCGCTGGATCGCGAAGCCGGTTCCGACGGCGACGCTCTGTCAGGAGGGCAGCGCCAGCGGCTCGTGCTCGCGCGGGCGGTGCTGGCCGCGCCGCCGGTCCTGGTGCTGGACGAGCCGGTCGAGGGGCTGGACCCGGAGCACGGCGACGCCGTCCTGGCGGACGTGCTCGCGGCCGCGCGCGGCACCGTCGTCCTCGTGACGCACCGTGAAGCGCATGTGGCCGGGTTCGACGAGGTACTACGTTTAGTGCAACCAGTCAGGCGCAGCCTGTCCCTTGAGGGTGGTGGTGGGGCGGGGTCTGGGTTAGGCCGCGCACTTCCCGCATCGGCGGCCGGTCGCTGA
- the cydD gene encoding thiol reductant ABC exporter subunit CydD → MPPLPGLRRHFGVLAVLGTLTAAAILVQADGLATLLTGGGVTWTLAAAIAVRVLLAGVQGSVGGRFAATVKAGLRKRLLGAEAEKPGEVAALVTKGIDASDAYLTGYLPTVVLSAIVPVAVLVRLFAADLASALIITATLPLIPVFAILVGQHTKAKTAKQWALLSKLGGHFLDVVRGLGTLKVFGRADAQAKTVRAMADAHTDATMRTLRVAFLSALVLELVATLSVALVAVPIGFRLLEGGMVVHTAVLVLLLAPEAYLPLRAAGAKFHASAEGLATVKEALAVPAEEIVRGSQVARRGAPRIVLEQVSVAYGGETVLSEVDMTIEAGEHVALVGPSGSGKSTLLAVLLGFVTPTSGRILIDGVDLRELDPAPWRAGVAWVPQRPTLFTGTVEENIAMGQVPDVQAAARAAAFDEVVRGLPDGYRTRIGELGAPLSAGQRQRLGLARALARTEAGLVLLDEPTARLDAETEAAVLAATRELLTGRTAVLVAHRPAMAALASRVLEVRDGAVRERELV, encoded by the coding sequence ATGCCTCCCCTTCCCGGACTGCGACGCCATTTCGGCGTTCTGGCCGTTCTCGGAACACTGACCGCCGCGGCGATCCTCGTCCAGGCGGACGGCCTCGCGACGCTGCTGACCGGCGGCGGTGTCACCTGGACGCTCGCGGCCGCCATCGCGGTCCGGGTGCTGCTCGCGGGCGTCCAGGGTTCCGTCGGCGGCCGGTTCGCGGCGACGGTCAAAGCCGGGCTGCGCAAACGGCTTCTCGGCGCGGAAGCGGAAAAGCCCGGTGAGGTCGCGGCGCTGGTGACCAAGGGGATCGACGCGAGTGATGCCTATCTGACGGGATATCTGCCGACGGTGGTGCTGTCGGCGATCGTGCCGGTCGCGGTGCTCGTCCGGCTGTTCGCCGCGGATCTGGCGTCGGCACTGATCATCACCGCGACGCTGCCGCTGATCCCGGTGTTCGCGATCCTGGTCGGCCAGCACACGAAGGCGAAGACGGCCAAGCAGTGGGCGCTGCTTTCCAAGCTGGGCGGGCATTTCCTCGATGTCGTCCGCGGTCTCGGCACGCTCAAGGTGTTCGGTCGCGCCGACGCGCAGGCCAAGACCGTGCGGGCGATGGCGGACGCGCATACGGACGCGACGATGCGCACGCTGCGGGTCGCGTTCCTGTCCGCGCTGGTGCTGGAACTGGTGGCGACGCTGTCGGTGGCGCTCGTGGCGGTGCCTATCGGCTTCCGCCTGCTGGAAGGCGGGATGGTCGTGCACACCGCGGTGCTGGTCCTGCTGCTCGCGCCCGAGGCCTATCTGCCGTTGCGGGCGGCCGGGGCGAAGTTCCACGCCAGCGCGGAAGGGCTCGCGACGGTGAAGGAGGCGCTGGCCGTCCCCGCGGAGGAGATCGTCCGGGGTTCGCAGGTGGCCCGCCGCGGTGCGCCGCGGATCGTGCTGGAGCAGGTGAGCGTCGCGTACGGCGGCGAGACCGTTCTGTCCGAAGTGGACATGACGATCGAGGCGGGCGAGCACGTCGCGCTCGTCGGTCCCAGCGGTTCCGGGAAGAGCACCCTGCTGGCGGTGTTGCTGGGTTTCGTCACGCCGACGTCCGGCCGGATCCTCATCGACGGCGTCGACCTGCGCGAACTGGATCCGGCGCCGTGGCGCGCCGGGGTGGCGTGGGTGCCGCAGCGGCCGACCCTGTTCACCGGAACCGTCGAGGAGAACATCGCCATGGGCCAGGTGCCGGACGTCCAGGCGGCGGCCCGCGCGGCGGCGTTCGACGAGGTCGTGCGGGGGTTGCCCGACGGCTACCGGACCCGGATCGGGGAGCTGGGCGCGCCGCTTTCCGCCGGGCAGCGGCAACGGCTCGGCCTCGCCAGGGCACTGGCCCGCACGGAAGCGGGCCTGGTGCTGCTCGACGAACCGACCGCCCGGCTCGACGCGGAAACCGAGGCGGCCGTGCTGGCCGCGACCCGCGAACTGCTCACCGGCCGGACCGCGGTACTCGTGGCGCACCGGCCCGCGATGGCCGCGCTGGCCTCCCGCGTCCTCGAAGTCCGCGATGGCGCCGTAAGAGAACGGGAACTGGTGTGA
- a CDS encoding cytochrome d ubiquinol oxidase subunit II produces MVILWWCVLGFLISGYFALAGYDYGVGMLLGRFSRDEEGRRRVLGAFGPFFLANEVWLVAAVGVLFGAFPHLEGKVFSGAYLPVVTLLLGLVAFTAAVQLRSRRPDAGRGAWTLAITVGAWVTAVSWGVFLGNLVLGLPLDAAGQPTGGVLAVFDPYALIWGAGFVALFALQGAAFLAVRAPADFTARANRIAKALLTPALAFLVVAVGWGAVETTASWTVLPAIVLAFGALGVAAAALRAGRHKAALIATMVLSASPVLAVGTLRLPDALVSSVDGGFSLSLTEAATSTETLDLLTIVGPPALVAIAAVQWVTWRRHGDRVDQRSLLHF; encoded by the coding sequence ATGGTGATCCTGTGGTGGTGTGTGCTCGGTTTCCTGATCTCCGGCTATTTCGCGCTGGCGGGCTACGACTACGGCGTCGGGATGCTGCTCGGCAGGTTCAGCCGTGACGAGGAAGGACGACGGCGCGTCCTCGGTGCCTTCGGCCCGTTCTTCCTGGCCAACGAGGTCTGGCTGGTGGCCGCGGTCGGCGTCCTGTTCGGCGCTTTCCCGCATCTGGAAGGAAAAGTGTTCTCCGGGGCCTATCTCCCGGTCGTCACGCTGTTGCTCGGGCTGGTCGCGTTCACCGCGGCGGTGCAGTTGCGCAGCAGGCGGCCGGACGCCGGCCGCGGTGCCTGGACGCTGGCGATCACCGTCGGCGCCTGGGTGACGGCGGTGTCCTGGGGCGTGTTCCTCGGCAACCTCGTCCTCGGGCTCCCGCTCGACGCCGCCGGGCAGCCGACCGGCGGTGTCCTCGCCGTGTTCGATCCGTACGCGCTGATCTGGGGTGCCGGGTTCGTCGCGCTGTTCGCCTTGCAGGGAGCGGCTTTCCTCGCCGTCCGGGCGCCCGCCGACTTCACCGCCCGCGCGAACCGGATCGCCAAGGCCCTGCTCACGCCGGCGCTCGCGTTCCTGGTCGTGGCGGTCGGCTGGGGCGCCGTCGAGACCACCGCGTCGTGGACCGTGCTGCCCGCGATCGTGCTGGCGTTCGGCGCGCTCGGCGTCGCGGCCGCGGCACTGCGCGCGGGTCGGCACAAGGCGGCGCTGATCGCGACGATGGTCCTGTCCGCGTCGCCGGTGCTGGCCGTCGGGACACTGCGCCTTCCGGATGCGCTCGTGTCCTCTGTGGACGGCGGGTTTTCGCTGAGCCTGACGGAAGCGGCCACCAGTACCGAGACCCTCGATCTGCTCACCATCGTCGGTCCGCCCGCGCTGGTGGCGATCGCCGCCGTGCAGTGGGTGACCTGGCGCAGGCACGGCGACCGGGTCGACCAGCGCTCGCTGCTGCACTTCTAG
- a CDS encoding cytochrome ubiquinol oxidase subunit I — MDALPIARLQFATTTSFHFLFVLLTLGLVTLVAVMQTRSAFGGKPELMRMTRFWGRLYVINYALGIVTGIVMEFQFGLTWTGLSTVAGDVFGAPLAIETLVAFFAESTFLGLWIFGWGRLNKWVHLTLIWLVTLTAYASALFIMVANSFLQNPVGTHAENGVLKLDDFGALFTNPALAMSLPHVLSAALMTGGFFVVGVSAHHFIKRTKEIEFFRTSMRIGVLTSLVGSTMVIGFGFAQFGPLGEYHPGKLEAPEPLVGAPLGLMIQIGFIAFLASILGTLLLFRNWITRVRPLLYLMVLAIPLPFFAAISGWLVREIGRQPWLIRGQLTTADAVASIPAGQILFSFIAFTVLFATLAIADWVLMSRVAKRGPEPEEEAAPPRAELPVLSGV, encoded by the coding sequence ATGGACGCACTCCCGATCGCGAGACTCCAGTTCGCGACGACGACCTCGTTCCACTTCCTGTTCGTTCTGCTCACACTGGGGCTCGTGACACTCGTCGCGGTGATGCAGACACGCTCCGCATTCGGCGGCAAGCCTGAACTGATGCGGATGACCCGCTTCTGGGGCAGGCTCTACGTGATCAATTACGCGCTGGGAATCGTCACCGGAATCGTGATGGAATTCCAGTTCGGGCTGACCTGGACAGGCTTGTCCACGGTCGCGGGCGACGTCTTCGGCGCCCCGCTGGCCATCGAGACGCTGGTGGCGTTCTTCGCCGAATCGACCTTCCTGGGGTTGTGGATCTTCGGCTGGGGGCGGCTGAACAAATGGGTCCACCTGACCCTGATCTGGCTGGTCACGCTGACCGCGTACGCCTCGGCGCTGTTCATCATGGTGGCCAATTCGTTCCTGCAGAACCCGGTCGGCACACATGCCGAGAACGGTGTGCTGAAACTCGACGACTTCGGCGCGCTGTTCACCAACCCGGCGCTGGCGATGTCGCTGCCGCACGTGCTGAGCGCGGCGCTCATGACCGGCGGTTTCTTCGTGGTCGGCGTCAGCGCGCACCACTTCATCAAGCGCACCAAGGAGATCGAGTTCTTCCGGACCTCCATGCGGATCGGCGTGCTCACCTCGCTGGTCGGCAGCACGATGGTGATCGGCTTCGGGTTCGCCCAGTTCGGCCCGCTCGGGGAGTACCACCCCGGCAAGCTCGAAGCACCGGAACCGCTGGTCGGCGCCCCGCTGGGGCTCATGATCCAGATCGGCTTCATCGCCTTCCTGGCCTCGATCCTCGGCACGCTGCTGTTGTTCCGGAACTGGATCACCAGGGTGCGGCCGTTGCTGTACCTGATGGTGCTGGCCATCCCGCTGCCGTTCTTCGCCGCGATCTCCGGCTGGCTGGTCCGGGAGATCGGCAGGCAGCCGTGGCTGATCCGCGGGCAGCTGACCACCGCCGACGCCGTCGCGTCGATCCCGGCGGGCCAGATCCTGTTCTCCTTCATCGCGTTCACCGTGCTGTTCGCGACACTCGCGATCGCCGACTGGGTGCTGATGTCCCGGGTCGCCAAACGCGGCCCGGAACCCGAAGAAGAGGCGGCGCCGCCTCGTGCCGAACTTCCCGTCCTGAGCGGAGTCTGA